The Leptospira sp. WS60.C2 genome includes the window TGCCACTGGAAAAAAGGAAAATTGTTTTCTTCGATGGAGTGTGCCATCTCTGCATGGGTTCTGTTCAATTTTTGCTCAAACAAAACAAGAAGGAGTCTCTTTTTTTCTCTGCCATCGGTTCGGAAACCTTCCAAACCAACCTACTAGCTCAAAAAAAACAAGGACTTCCTGACAGCATTGTCTACTGGAACGATGGGAACGTGTATGTAGAATCGGATGCCATACTTTCCATAGCCAAGGAATTGCGATTCCCTTGGAATTTGGCAGTGGTATTTTGGATTGTCCCAAGAGTGATTCGAAACTGGGTGTATCGATGGATTGCCAGGCACCGCTACGAGTGGTTTGGAAAAGCGGAAAGTTGTATGGTGCCATCCCCAGAAGTGAAACGTCGATTTTTAGACTAAGGTTCTATTTTTATCAATCTAAGTTCCAAGGTTTTGGAGCGATCATAAAGATAAATCGATACGGGATCGGTGAGAGGTTTACCATTGACTCCCATGGCTTTTAACATAAGCCAGTCAGACTCACTGAGTAAAATGGTTCCCTTAGTTTCTCTGAAACTCTCGAAACTCACTTCTTGTATGGGGTGAGAGAGGTAAAAAGCAAAACTGGGAATGCCTAAACCGCCAAACGAATATAAGGTTTCTTTTGTTTCTAAGATTGTATTTATTTTTTTTGCTAAATTTTTTGTTTCCGTTCTCATCGCTGAAAACTTTGGTAATACAACCAATCCAATGACTACAAACATTAGAATTGCAACGGTTAGATACAATCTGTACAAATAGATTTGATTGTGTTTTTTGGATAATTGTTCTGCGAGTAAAATGGAAAGAATGGGGTAAGCAGACAAAGGATAGGAAGGAAGTTTACTTGATAAAAATTCATAAAAGATCCAAGAGAAAACAAGGCCAATCATCAAATAGGATCTCGGGGAAAGTGGTAACAAAATACCATTTCGAAAGGATGAAAAAATAGAGGATTTGATTTCCTTGGCATTGAGGTGAGAGACAATTCGCCAAAATACTTCCTTTAAAAAGGAAAGATAAACACGTGTCCATGGAAACAATGTTATCACAAATAACAAAAGATAGGTGCCAGGAGGTCCTGATTGGCCAAAGACTGGATTTGTGGCCCTACGCAAAATGTACCAATCCACCATCCATCGTATCAGAACTCCATTGTCTCTTTGCCAAGACAAGTAGCCCCAAATCACAATGGGGGAAAGAGCCAGAGGCAAACCAAACCAAGGATGGAGTTTCCAAATTTTAGGTCGAATTTTTTGAAAGAAGAGTAAGAGAAAACATGTTCCTCCAAGGAAGATGAGAATCGGTGGGCCTTTAACAAGAACTCCCAAACTCACTGAAAACCAGAATAAGAGTGCATAGACGATTTTTTCAGTTCGTAAAAAATGATGGAGGGAAACAAACCCAATCATTCCAAAAAACACAAGAAGGGAATCTACCAAGGCAATTTTTCCATTTAACGGAAAGTATAGGGAAAAACTCAAGATGCTAAAAGCATATAAGGCTGTCCTAGTATTAAACATAGCGGATGCTAGGTGGTAGGTCAATATCGTTGTTCCGAGAATGCAGAGGGCTGGAAAGAGCCGAAGCACAAATTCACTGATACCGAAGGTTTGGAAGAAGAAGGAAGTGATCCAAAAATGAAGGGGAGGTTTTTTATGGGGTGCGGAATAAGGAAATTCCATTTGTAAGAAGTCCCCTGATTCCGTCATGGTCCTTGCAAACCCAGCGTAGGCGGCTTCGTCTTGGTCAATCAGGGGAGAGGCATTCTCCCAAAAGACATAGAACACGAGAAGTGCGAGCAGGAGAAAAAAAGTACGTTTTGGAGTGAAAAATAGCACAATCCTAGAAGGAAAACCCACGAAGGCTTGTCAAAGCCAAATTCTCTCTTGGGTCATTGTCTTCATTTTGTAACAAAACTGGAATCAAAATGGAAAATAGGTTAGGTAAACTTTTCGTATGTTATTGCACATTCCAGGGCCTGTTTCCATGGCAGAAGAGAAACAGGTTCGACCATCTCTGTGGAAATACCGGTATTCGCTCTTTGCCCTTGCCCTATTTGGGATATTATGTTTTTACCAAATCTCTGTTGTCATCCTCCTTCGAAAACCTCACCAACATTCGGAGCGTCCTTTTTCCGGATCTAAACTCTATAACCCATACATTGACTGGAAAGAAACCAAAGGCGAAAAAATTTCTCTTCATGCTCACTCAGATGAAGTATGGTTCACGCCGGAACGACACACTGTGAAAGAAATCATCAGTG containing:
- a CDS encoding ArnT family glycosyltransferase, encoding MLFFTPKRTFFLLLALLVFYVFWENASPLIDQDEAAYAGFARTMTESGDFLQMEFPYSAPHKKPPLHFWITSFFFQTFGISEFVLRLFPALCILGTTILTYHLASAMFNTRTALYAFSILSFSLYFPLNGKIALVDSLLVFFGMIGFVSLHHFLRTEKIVYALLFWFSVSLGVLVKGPPILIFLGGTCFLLLFFQKIRPKIWKLHPWFGLPLALSPIVIWGYLSWQRDNGVLIRWMVDWYILRRATNPVFGQSGPPGTYLLLFVITLFPWTRVYLSFLKEVFWRIVSHLNAKEIKSSIFSSFRNGILLPLSPRSYLMIGLVFSWIFYEFLSSKLPSYPLSAYPILSILLAEQLSKKHNQIYLYRLYLTVAILMFVVIGLVVLPKFSAMRTETKNLAKKINTILETKETLYSFGGLGIPSFAFYLSHPIQEVSFESFRETKGTILLSESDWLMLKAMGVNGKPLTDPVSIYLYDRSKTLELRLIKIEP
- a CDS encoding thiol-disulfide oxidoreductase DCC family protein, yielding MPLEKRKIVFFDGVCHLCMGSVQFLLKQNKKESLFFSAIGSETFQTNLLAQKKQGLPDSIVYWNDGNVYVESDAILSIAKELRFPWNLAVVFWIVPRVIRNWVYRWIARHRYEWFGKAESCMVPSPEVKRRFLD